The Poecilia reticulata strain Guanapo linkage group LG1, Guppy_female_1.0+MT, whole genome shotgun sequence DNA window ttttgaacaGAACATTTCATAAtgaagcataaaaatatattaaggtACCAGTAATTGGTTGCattctacaatttttttttctagcccAATAAATGCATGATAACTCAACTGCCACTTTTGGTGGGAAAATGTACGTTTTCATGCATAGATTGGGAATAAAATTCATAATACACTACAGTAAAATCAGCCGCACATTTGTTCTCTTATgggtcaagttttttttattgccgtttgaaataaagtttaaaattttgacagtttttgcaCCAAAGCAAAAAGTAAACCCATTAACATAATTCTGATTGCTGTAAAGAACAGGGAGATCTGTTGAGACTATGGGACACTATGGCATCTGCAGCCAGTAATTTTATGGCAGATATGACGCTCATTTTAGCTTTAGCCACTGACAACACTGTCTTCCGTTTCTATtacaatgtattaaaataaaatgtccctAACCAACATAGACAAATTAGATGAAGTATTCACCTAGCAAGTATAAGATACCAAGAGAcaacatctaaaaatataaaacgaCTTTATTACACATGTAAATTTAACAATATATCACTGAAATGATTCCATAAATGACAGCAGCAACAGAATCACTAAAAAGCATTAACCATGACAAACACCAGTAATCAAATATACATGGCAGGAAAGCTTATAAGAACCAGAATGAGAACTTCTAATGGACTGCtgagtcttttattttattgtgcagAGAGTTGGTCCAAGTTGTTATGGCTGCGGCTGCTCAGATGGCTCTCCAAAATGTCCCCAAACAAATTCCTTTTCAGCAAGCTGTAGGCCATTGGTAGAAGTTGCTTGACAACCTTATGAAAGTACTGGAGGAAAAAAGGATGGACAAGATTAACAATTGTTTGCACTCCAGGTGTAAAGGCTTAGTGAAATTCAAGCTATTATCTTGTgtcagagacattttttttcaatcctGAGGTTAATTATCTAAACTGTAAGTAAATTATTACTCCAAGGTTGTAATGGGGTTGGTGTTCTTCAACTCACATGCGATCCATAACAAAAAAGGTCAATTCCAAGTTCGTAGCCCATTCCATAGTCGCATTCATCATTAGCAAACTGAACAAATGTCATCATCTCCTGGATTGGCCCAAAGGCTTTGACACGTTCCTCATCATTCCGAGCTTCTGCAATGGCTTTACAGATCTTCTTGAGACCAGCTAGTAGAAATATGtgtaaagaaatacatttaaaagttcacataaaaatatatcaaagaattttttattttttttaaaaaaaggtcacCATCTGTTTCTGGTAGTTCTCTGTATCCTACATCATTCTTGTCCACAGGCACAACAATACCAGCACCATGAAAGGTCTTGGCAACGACCTGCAGTGTTACAGAGAAGGAGATTAATATCTGAGCTCTACTTTAAAGCAAGCTATGTGTAGGTTGTACACATATGGCTTTCGAAGATTGGGAATAACTCATTTATCGTTGTGATGCTTATTTCCTTATAAGAAATCTGAATGAAGGAAAATGGCAAACAGGAATGAAtaagtgaaaggaaaagttTAGAGTAATGAGGCAAAGGAAAAAGAAGGCATGAAAAGGGAAGGAATGAATGAGATCTCAAATAATGGATAAAGAGTGTAAGAAAAGGTTGATGGATGCAGTATTTAGATGATATAAggaaaaaagtttggaaaaaaaaaaaagttttccataCTTTTTTAGACGATGAAGGAACCTGGTTTGAGAATCACCTTTCTGTCCCGCTGCTTCATGCCTTTGGTCTTCTGCTCTAAAGAAAATCCCAATGTCTCAGCCTGGTCTCTCAGCTTCGACTCCAGGCTTTCCAAAgcctcttcttctgctcttttactatttctctctttcttcttcctcaGCAAATGCAGGCTAAAGAGATGCAAGAAAAGTATTTCAAAGACAGaaatagatataaaaaaaaactgtatgaaaTCACAATTTTTCCACAGCTGATTATATGGAGAATAATGTGGTTTACTTACTAAACAGCCGCAAAGATGTTATCTCCCATTTGTGTTATGCTGCAGCCCTTCTTGGCATGATTTTCCCCAACAAACGAAGGCAGAGAGTCTGGGCTATCCCTGATGTTTTGACAgttgaacaattaaaataattacaacttATTCTACTCATAGGTCTAACTTTAGCCAACATATTAATTTCTGAAAAGCTATGAGACgttatgtatatatgtatgtattacGTATACCTGTAGTATCCCATGTGATGCTGGGAATCCTCACTCCCTTTGAGAATTGTCTGAAACTCTGGTGGGTCATAAAAATACCTCCAATGCAGATGAAAGTTGGGCTGAGGATTCTTGGCGTTTCTGTTAGCTCCTGCCAGAATGTCGAAAGGGCCGACCAGCTGGAGACCCAGCGTGTCTTTCACGGCACCTAATCAAAAGTGTGTTGAGACAATCAGCGCAAGATCACAGACAGAGAAGCTAAACTAATTTCTagttctgatatttttaaatttagactTGCATAAATACATCATACTGATTTCCTCCCCACTCAAAAAATATGCTCAGGAATTAGCCTCTTTTCAGATCTTTGTTACGGTTTCAATTGTTTGTTGAGCCTTTCAGCTGATTGCGAGGAGTAAAGAACCGATCTAGTTCACGGATTGAAAATACGGCCTGAACTGgaatctttaaaatgattttgcttCCAAGTCAGGAGTGTCAaacccatttttgttttgggccaaattAATAttatgaatgctcttaaagagCCAGCTGTGgcaatttgttgattttgtgtgaatttcaaCAATAATTCTCAAACTGGAGGAactgattgatgtaatttggcattaaacagataaaaactgcattgatttgattaataACATGATATTTAAGCTCATTTAATGTTTAGTCTACAATCAAGACAGCCACATAAAAAGGTCTGGCAGGTCAGATTTGGCTTGTGGGCCTTGAGTGATCCAAGTcgtcataaaataataatagctcTGATAGTACAGCAGTACCATTAGTTCCAAAAACCCTGTGGAGAACAACAGGGTCTCTGACAACATCCAGAGACAACGGAGAAGCAAAACAATGGTTTAGCACAAGTATAAACTACTGCATTTAATTACTGCATATACCACAGGGGTTGTCAGGACTGAGCTCCTTGCAGAAGTCCCAGAAGTGGCACAGATCCTCTGGCATGTGAAAACCATACAGCTGAGCCAACTCATCACGTTGCTCTGCGCCGACTCTTGATGATAGCATAGCTTTAGGTTCATCAGCTCGGGCTTTCTTCACCTCTCCATTGGCTGAGCGCGACTCCTAATGAAGAAGCAGAGAAATCCACAATGACATACGTTCACAGTTAAATTAGTTGgatgtgttttgttgctgtatGGCGTCCAGAACCtttgaaaaccttttcacaCTTCAACCACAACATCCAATGAACTTTGGAGGGTTTTTAGGTAACGGATTAACTCACAGTCGTTGAAAAAGGTTTGATGACTCTCTCcttttacaaaacaaagaaaatggagGTGTGCATTTGAAGAAtctgaaatcagtttttcttaatATCGGTATTTTTCCAatattggaaaatatttacaaattagattgttttttgtcatttgtgaatgtttataGAGTGTAGTGGACTATAGAAGGATGGTGGTCCAGATCATTGTGAGCCTCTGCGAGCCCACACATAACCTACTGAACAGGGGTTATTTTGCATATCCTGTCATCTGCATTGTGTTAGGAGTAAACACCTGGTTGGTCTGCATCATTTCTCTACCTCCAGCCGTCAAAGGTCATTCTAACAATCAGCCTGAATTACATACAGGTGGACTCTGCTTACTAATCAGGTGACGTTTAAAGACAGCGGGGCGCACCGGATTTTAATAAGTATCAACACGAACGTGTTCTACTCGTAAAACCACTTATTATTTCCTtccattttattattacttGCCACTTTGGTTCgtctttcacacacaaaaaaatctaacaaaatacCAGACACTACAGCTTTAACTCTGTAGCCTCTCTGTGCTCAGAGTAGTAAACTGTGATATACCAGATATGTGAACTTCTTAAGAGTTGAGTTGAGAGAAGCCTATGAACACGTCTTAATTCAATTATGTAAAAGTTTTAGCTCGTAACAGACCATTTGTAGTCTTTGATAAATAACATTAACTATGGAAACATCCCCCTACCTCAATCCAACAGGCTAACTGACGAGATTTGCAAGTTAAAAAGGGAGGCTATCTAGTAATTATCAACACGAACAAATGTGAAACAGTGTGTGAAGCACCATTAAAATGACGTGACcagtgctgcagcagcactgaGCAGGGAAGCTGCTGCCATGTTGGCTCCCACCGCTGATGCTCACTCAGCGCATCACACACTTCTGCCATTTGCGCTTAATAATAGATGcagtttcagtattttttattcataaccAATACGTGTTTTAACCTCGTAAGTCCATCTTCTCAATGGATAGTTAAGATAGCAGTCAAATGTGGTTGAAGGAGGTTAAAATTACCtgatttggtttggtttttctttttgcgcgccctgtcattttcttcctcttgtctctctgtcgtcgtcttcttctgCAGATTTACCGAAGCAGCAGCAACCTAAGTTAAGTAAACGCAGCGCCCCCAACAGATTGGATCGGGGAGGTACTTTTTCCTCATAAAATATTGCACAGGAATGGAGGATTGCAATAAAGCCGCCGCAGCAGTGAGcgaatttattaaaatgttataattttatatataattttataataattttgtatatatttatacagTTATATCAATAAGTACatctactaaaataaaataattaaataggATATCTCTAAAAAGTCCAATATATTTTTGTCCGGGATTTGTTTGTGTAGTATCTTGATGCACTTCAGCCTCAGTGCCGTTTTGGTGAAGCTCCTCCaaattgttaaatatattttgtttgataATCCTCTCAAGGCTGCAACTCTCCCCATTGCTAGTGCATCGTCTTGTATCACACCTTTTCCTTCTGTTAAATTTTtgtgaatatgctttgataattttttttttttgaaaaaacactTCTTTAGCAAAGGCCTTTCCAAATTTACCCTCATTGTGGAGGGTGTCAATGACTGTCTTCTAGACATATGTAAAGTTATAATATCACCAATACCTAACATACAGTATATACATTAAAATGCTTTGTTGAAACTAATGTTATGTAAAACTCAAATTctaattataaaattataaaagtgACCacaaataaaggcttgaaatgaATCTCTACAAAGAATTTCACTTTCTAAAGTAGGAGACAAAACATTGGTAGCTTTTTCTCGACATCCTTATGTTTTGAAGAGTTTTCCATGTTTGTAGATAACGCTTTGCAAACTGATTAATGCCACTCTCTCACCAGCTTCAGTTTGCATCTCTACAAGgtcttctgcttttattctggGATTGATTTGAACCTTTCAcaccaaaatacatttgtgTCTGGGACAAAGAAACTGTCTCACTCCAAAATAGTATAGTGGCTGCAAATTCATATGGTGTTTATCCTTACATAAAGTTGTTTGACCACAATAATGTGACAGCTTGAGCCAATGGAAATTGTACCAGTGTGAACACGTCTTCAATTCTGTTCATGATATCTTGCCCGATTTCTTCTTATTTCTACATAATTTCACACAAGGAAATTAAAATACACCCAGAAGCATTCCCCCCCGTTACCTCAAATGTTGTGATTTAACTTTGTCAAAGTAATTGTCATCTGGGctttcacaattttaaagtgTATCAAAGCACATACAAACTTGTTAATAAAAAATTCTCCCCCTCATTCTGGCATTAGGCGTATAGATAGGTTTTGTAATCCCAActgactaaacaaaaaaaaagctagtgcaaacaaaaacaagtttatagATTTCTGTAGGTCAAAATTCAGATGTAGAGGAATAAAAATAAGCCTACTGGCAATGGGTTCCAGATTCATTTTCAGTTCTGATGTGCCcaaaaaatgcttcaaaacatcatgtgttttttttcttttggctattgttctgctcctctttctgtctcttcCTCTTCACTTCTTTCAGTTTCAAAGTATAAACTGCAGTTGTCTTCAAGCTTTTCTTCCTGTGTGCCTTCAGCAAGATGCAACcagttttttctgttcttcttaCAAGCATTCACCAAAGGAGAGCAGCTGTCGAATAATTTTGACACAGCCTGAGTTgaacacagagagaaaggaTGAATGGGTAAGTAAAGATTCAATTAGAGTGCAGTAACAAGAGCGTAGAAGATGTTACTTAAATATAGTTCTTCGCAAAAGTTTTCGAACTTATTGAACTATTCTACATTTTGTCAGGATGCAACGAAAATCTTAATCGGAATTTTATGCGACAGGCCGACAATGGTTTACAAACCAATTAGCTCAAACTTTGTGACTGACATGCAAAACGTTTTATGTAAAGGGAAGCTAATGCTACACATCCCCTAAACATTCAGTGCCCACTGTAAGACATTACTGAGGCAGCAGCACGCTGCGGGGATGCTTTTGCAGATAAAGGCAGGAAGGCTGACGGGAAGAAGGATGGAGCTAGATACAATATATTCTTGAGGGAAATCCGTCAGCGGCTGCATAAAACTTCAGACTAGGCCAGCCAGAGGTTACCCTTCCATCCAAACaactaaaaaacacacacccacagctacaattttattaaatttgctACTTGGTTTGATCTATTGCATCATCTTCTAATAAAATCAATTGAAATTTGTAGTTACAATATGgctcaaactaaaacaaaaatgtttaaaagctaTGAAAACTTGAGCAAAGCTCAAACCTTGTACAGAGGGAAGCAGATCTCATCGATGTATTCAACCTGCATGTATGGCAGACGGGTACTGTTTTCTCTGTCCATTACGTCCTAATGAGGAAGAAGTTAAAACAGCTTCTAATATGGAtgtattcatttagaaatgtaagAATACACCCATAtttcatcagaaaaacaaaatcaaaatacaataaaaatcctTTCAACTCAGTTTTGTCTAAAGCGCAGTCACCATGTTGTCAGTTTACTATACTATAACTCAGTTTTGTCTAAAGCGCAGTCACCATGTTGTCAGTTTACTATACTATCTCATAAATAACTGTTTAACAGATTGTAccacaaaacaatgcaaaaaattTGTCAAGCTTTGTTAGCAATATCTGTATTACAGTATTACTGTACCAGAAACTCCTGATGAATTGCAACTTACAATAGGTTTGGTTTTAaactcctctctctctttgtccCCTTGAGCAAAGAACTCCATGGCAACAAGGTTGGCAATCTGAAAGGAGAAGAAATGAAGGTTAAAGCAAGTAGTAGATCAAAAAGACTGTGCTTGTTTAGGTAATCAGAATTTTCTGAGACCTACCCTTTTTTGCTCGGGCCAAGGCTTTGTGATAGCAGATAGATCACTAGCTGTCATCAGCATTGATCTGTCAGGtaaattaataacataaaaGACAACTCTTCACTCTCTTTTACTATACACGTAGTTATAAATGACTCTCAGATGAATTATCTTCACTCTCACCTCAGCAAATCTCTTTGTTTCTCACTCCTCCAGTTCACCCTGCTTTTCtcagcaagagaaaaaaattctcCTCTTCTTCTACAAATAGCACAGTAAACGAATTTATGAGGGGTTAGAATTATTGTTATGCAAGTGCTGGACCTCTTCCTactt harbors:
- the hpf1 gene encoding histone PARylation factor 1 encodes the protein MTGRAKRKTKPNQESRSANGEVKKARADEPKAMLSSRVGAEQRDELAQLYGFHMPEDLCHFWDFCKELSPDNPCGAVKDTLGLQLVGPFDILAGANRNAKNPQPNFHLHWRYFYDPPEFQTILKGSEDSQHHMGYYRDSPDSLPSFVGENHAKKGCSITQMGDNIFAAVYLHLLRKKKERNSKRAEEEALESLESKLRDQAETLGFSLEQKTKGMKQRDRKVVAKTFHGAGIVVPVDKNDVGYRELPETDAGLKKICKAIAEARNDEERVKAFGPIQEMMTFVQFANDECDYGMGYELGIDLFCYGSHYFHKVVKQLLPMAYSLLKRNLFGDILESHLSSRSHNNLDQLSAQ